From Methylopila sp. M107, a single genomic window includes:
- a CDS encoding ANTAR domain-containing protein codes for MTPRAGPPMADRPKQTDRPLKIALVEESPIRAAILEDGLREAGHADILRIADRANLLERIYAIDPDVILIGLANPSRDVLEQMFQMSRAVRRPVGMFVDQTDTSSIEAAIDAGVSAYVVDGLKKERVKPILDTMVSRFNAFSRLRNELDQAKSQLEERKVVDRAKGILVRQKSIGEEQAYALLRTVAMNEKKKISEIAQAVVTAAELLK; via the coding sequence ATGACGCCCCGCGCGGGACCGCCGATGGCCGATCGCCCGAAACAGACTGACCGGCCGCTCAAGATCGCGCTTGTGGAAGAAAGCCCGATCCGCGCCGCGATTCTGGAGGACGGGCTGCGCGAGGCCGGCCACGCCGACATTCTGCGCATCGCGGACCGCGCCAACCTGCTCGAACGCATCTACGCCATCGACCCCGACGTCATCCTGATCGGCCTCGCGAACCCGAGCCGCGACGTACTGGAGCAGATGTTCCAGATGTCGCGCGCCGTGCGCCGCCCGGTCGGCATGTTCGTCGACCAGACCGACACCTCGTCCATCGAGGCGGCGATCGACGCCGGCGTCTCGGCCTATGTGGTGGACGGGCTGAAGAAGGAGCGGGTGAAGCCGATCCTCGACACCATGGTCAGCCGCTTCAACGCCTTTTCCCGGCTCAGGAACGAGTTGGACCAGGCTAAGAGCCAACTCGAGGAGCGCAAGGTCGTCGACCGGGCGAAGGGCATTCTGGTGCGCCAGAAGTCGATCGGCGAGGAGCAGGCCTACGCTTTGCTTCGCACCGTCGCGATGAACGAGAAAAAGAAGATTTCCGAGATCGCGCAGGCCGTCGTCACCGCCGCGGAGCTTCTGAAATGA
- the greA gene encoding transcription elongation factor GreA, whose protein sequence is MSVAFTKEQDYEANAADLPDRPISSHPNLVTREGLEALDRALADAKAAYGAAQAAGGQDLDRSALARAARDLRYYSARRASAELVAPSSDGRAAFGSTVTLEREDGRRQTYRIVGEDEAEPAKGSVSYISPLARAVMGKTVGELASFAGGEAEILAIA, encoded by the coding sequence ATGAGCGTCGCGTTCACGAAGGAACAGGATTACGAGGCGAACGCCGCCGATCTGCCCGACCGGCCGATCTCGTCTCATCCGAACCTGGTGACCCGCGAGGGTCTCGAGGCGCTCGACCGCGCGCTCGCGGACGCCAAGGCGGCCTACGGCGCCGCCCAGGCGGCCGGCGGGCAGGATCTCGACCGCTCCGCCCTCGCCCGCGCCGCGCGCGACCTGCGCTACTATTCGGCGCGGCGGGCGAGCGCCGAACTTGTCGCGCCTTCGAGCGACGGGCGCGCCGCGTTCGGCTCGACCGTGACGCTGGAACGGGAGGACGGCCGCCGCCAGACCTACCGGATCGTCGGAGAGGACGAGGCGGAGCCCGCCAAGGGCTCGGTCTCCTACATTTCGCCGCTCGCCCGCGCGGTCATGGGCAAGACGGTCGGCGAGCTTGCGAGCTTCGCGGGCGGGGAAGCCGAAATCCTGGCGATCGCCTGA
- a CDS encoding alpha-amylase family protein — translation MITDLWYKNAIVYCLAVESFMDSDGDGVGDFRGLTRRLDYLHGLGVTAVWLMPFQASPGRDDGYDVSNYYDVDSRYGTLGDFVEFTHGCKQRGMRVLIDLVVNHTSDQHPWFKSARADPNSPYRDWYVWSKKKPANADKGMVFPGVQTTTWTYDDKAKAYYFHRFYDFQPDLNTSNPEVQAELLRIMGFWTQLGVSGFRMDAVPFVIAEKGPDVGLEPKSQFGMLRSFREFLQWRKGDSVILGEANVVPKEAAKYFGDDGDRIQMMFNFWANQRLFLALATGDASELAKALKETRPGYPTAQWGVFLRNHDELDLGRLTDDQRAAVFAAFGPDKSMQLYDRGIRRRLAPMLKSDRRLLELAYSLMFTLPGTPVMRYGDEIAMGDDLSLPERYCARTPMQWSAEANGGFSSAKKTYLPAISGGGFGFETVNVAQQRRDPNSLLNWMERIIRMRQEIPEIGWGEMSVLPVRDKAVLALRYDWRGNAFVAVHNVHPEPREVAFRTGGDGDGDDLLVDVLGDRHSKPGPDGRHTFPIEGYGYRWFRLGGLDAPITRSDA, via the coding sequence GTGATCACCGACCTCTGGTACAAGAACGCGATCGTCTATTGCCTGGCGGTCGAGAGCTTCATGGATTCCGACGGCGACGGCGTCGGGGATTTCCGCGGACTGACGCGGCGGCTCGACTATCTCCACGGGCTCGGCGTCACCGCCGTCTGGCTGATGCCGTTCCAGGCCTCGCCCGGCCGCGACGACGGCTACGACGTCTCGAACTATTATGACGTCGACAGCCGCTACGGCACGCTCGGCGACTTCGTTGAGTTCACCCACGGCTGCAAGCAGCGCGGCATGCGGGTGCTGATCGACCTTGTGGTCAATCACACCTCCGACCAGCATCCCTGGTTCAAGTCCGCCCGCGCGGACCCGAACTCGCCCTACCGCGACTGGTATGTCTGGTCGAAGAAGAAGCCGGCCAACGCCGACAAGGGCATGGTGTTTCCGGGCGTGCAGACCACGACCTGGACCTATGACGACAAGGCCAAAGCCTACTATTTCCACCGCTTCTACGACTTCCAGCCCGACCTCAACACCTCGAACCCGGAGGTTCAGGCGGAGCTGCTCAGGATCATGGGGTTCTGGACCCAGCTCGGCGTCTCGGGCTTCCGGATGGACGCCGTGCCGTTCGTGATCGCCGAAAAGGGCCCGGATGTCGGGCTCGAGCCGAAATCGCAGTTCGGCATGCTGCGGTCGTTCCGCGAGTTCCTGCAGTGGCGCAAGGGCGACAGCGTCATCCTTGGCGAAGCCAATGTCGTGCCGAAGGAAGCGGCGAAATATTTCGGCGACGACGGCGACCGCATCCAGATGATGTTCAACTTCTGGGCCAATCAGCGCCTGTTCCTGGCGCTTGCGACCGGCGACGCCAGCGAGCTCGCAAAGGCGCTGAAGGAGACCAGACCCGGCTATCCGACGGCGCAATGGGGCGTCTTCCTGCGCAACCACGACGAGCTCGATCTCGGGCGGCTGACGGACGACCAGCGTGCGGCGGTGTTCGCCGCGTTCGGGCCGGACAAGTCGATGCAGCTCTACGACCGCGGCATCCGTCGGCGGCTTGCCCCGATGCTGAAGAGCGACCGCCGGCTGCTGGAGCTCGCCTACAGCCTGATGTTCACCCTGCCGGGAACGCCCGTGATGCGCTATGGCGACGAGATCGCCATGGGCGACGACCTCTCGCTTCCCGAACGCTACTGCGCGCGCACGCCGATGCAGTGGTCCGCCGAGGCGAATGGCGGCTTTTCGAGCGCGAAGAAGACCTATCTTCCGGCGATCTCGGGCGGCGGCTTTGGCTTCGAGACCGTCAACGTCGCACAGCAGCGCCGCGATCCGAACTCCCTGCTCAACTGGATGGAGCGCATCATCCGGATGCGGCAGGAAATTCCCGAGATCGGCTGGGGCGAGATGTCCGTCCTGCCGGTCCGCGACAAGGCGGTGCTCGCGCTGCGCTACGACTGGCGGGGTAACGCCTTCGTTGCGGTCCACAACGTCCATCCCGAGCCGCGCGAGGTCGCGTTCCGCACCGGCGGCGACGGAGACGGCGACGACCTGCTGGTCGACGTCCTCGGCGACCGGCACAGCAAGCCTGGACCGGACGGCCGCCACACCTTTCCGATCGAGGGCTACGGCTATCGGTGGTTCCGCCTGGGCGGACTCGACGCCCCGATCACGCGAAGCGACGCCTGA
- a CDS encoding PHB depolymerase family esterase, with product MANAHTVVVDHSRDRARWRTPARRGPRPGGSGASALKSIEDFGPNPGALSMLAYAPDDLPDGAPLVVVLHGCSQNAAGYDAASGWSRLAGELGFAVVFPEQRSANNAGGCFNWFLTADAARGLGETRSIREMVEHMVKSHRIDRGRIYVTGLSAGGAMAATLLADYPETFAAGAVIAGLPCGSATSVQEAFRAMSEPAEKSPAELGDQVRTASPGDGPWPRVLVMHGSRDATVSPKNGDALVEQWLNVHGAAPDDFQESAIGRHRRRVWTAGGRPVVESIQIEGMGHGAPLDGALGERKAPFMLDVGLSSTRRIADFFGVKGALDVKPAAAAAPAETAPINSPSAAQDATDRNAERDDGARTWGSFSKRDIVGAISKALKSAGLMK from the coding sequence ATGGCGAACGCCCATACCGTGGTCGTCGACCACAGCCGAGACCGAGCCCGCTGGCGAACGCCCGCGCGGCGCGGTCCCCGTCCCGGCGGAAGCGGCGCGAGCGCGCTCAAGAGCATCGAGGATTTCGGCCCCAATCCCGGCGCCCTGTCGATGCTCGCCTATGCGCCCGACGACCTGCCGGACGGCGCGCCGCTGGTCGTCGTGCTCCACGGTTGCTCGCAGAACGCGGCCGGCTATGACGCGGCGTCCGGCTGGTCGCGGCTCGCCGGCGAACTCGGCTTCGCCGTCGTGTTCCCGGAGCAGCGGTCCGCCAACAACGCCGGCGGCTGCTTCAACTGGTTCCTGACCGCGGACGCCGCGCGCGGCCTCGGCGAGACCCGCTCGATCCGCGAGATGGTCGAGCACATGGTGAAGAGCCACCGCATCGATCGGGGCCGGATCTACGTCACGGGGCTCTCGGCCGGCGGCGCCATGGCCGCGACGCTGCTCGCCGACTATCCGGAGACGTTCGCGGCCGGCGCGGTGATCGCCGGCCTGCCCTGCGGCTCGGCGACCAGCGTGCAGGAGGCGTTCCGCGCGATGTCGGAGCCGGCGGAGAAATCGCCGGCCGAGCTCGGCGATCAGGTGCGCACGGCTTCGCCTGGCGACGGTCCCTGGCCTCGGGTGCTCGTCATGCACGGCTCGCGGGACGCGACGGTCTCGCCCAAGAACGGCGACGCGCTGGTCGAGCAGTGGCTCAACGTCCACGGCGCCGCGCCCGACGATTTCCAGGAAAGCGCGATCGGCCGGCACCGCCGGCGGGTGTGGACCGCGGGCGGACGGCCGGTGGTCGAGTCCATCCAGATCGAGGGAATGGGCCACGGCGCGCCGCTCGACGGCGCGCTGGGCGAGCGCAAGGCGCCGTTCATGCTGGACGTCGGCCTGTCCTCGACGCGCCGGATCGCCGATTTCTTCGGCGTGAAGGGGGCGCTCGACGTCAAGCCTGCGGCGGCCGCCGCGCCGGCTGAGACCGCTCCAATCAACTCCCCGTCCGCGGCGCAGGATGCGACGGACAGGAACGCCGAGCGCGACGACGGCGCACGGACATGGGGCTCGTTTTCGAAGCGCGACATCGTCGGCGCGATCTCGAAGGCGCTCAAAAGCGCCGGTCTGATGAAGTAG
- a CDS encoding DUF3297 family protein yields the protein MAETPPDHLSSNPDSPFYDEAALNRGVGIRFKGAEKTNVEEYSVSEGWIRVAAGAARDRFGQPLTIKLNGPVEPYFRDVETQG from the coding sequence ATGGCCGAAACGCCTCCCGACCACCTGTCGTCGAACCCCGACAGCCCGTTCTACGACGAGGCGGCGCTGAACCGCGGCGTCGGCATCCGGTTCAAGGGCGCGGAAAAGACCAATGTCGAGGAATATTCAGTGTCGGAGGGCTGGATCCGGGTCGCGGCGGGCGCTGCGCGCGACAGGTTCGGTCAGCCTCTGACCATCAAGCTGAACGGGCCCGTCGAACCCTATTTCCGGGACGTCGAAACGCAGGGCTGA
- a CDS encoding CmpA/NrtA family ABC transporter substrate-binding protein encodes MSLDRIRIGFIPLVDAAIPIIAADCGFAAAEGLEIELTREISWSNIRDRLTLGHFDAAHLLSPLAIATTLGLNSVKTGLVAPMTLGLNGNAVTLAPHLYDELVGLLPPEADASDPRATGAAFASLVRARRRAGVEAPVLGMTFPFSIHNYQLRMWLASAGLVPDEDVRLAVVPPPYMVDAMENAHVEGFCVGAPWNSVAVDLGLGKILHLGVDLVRRCPEKVLAVRAKWLDEKPDIAARLIRALVAAAEWIERPENHVETAERLGQTARLDVAAPLILRTIQGRLPIGGGDGVRQSDSYILFARDGALRPDPRHASWLHGEMTRWGQAKGGEAEAAAAAAVYRPDVFDAATGRAAPVETPDPLGLFTG; translated from the coding sequence ATGAGCCTCGACCGCATCAGGATCGGCTTCATCCCGCTGGTCGACGCCGCGATCCCGATCATCGCGGCGGATTGCGGGTTCGCGGCCGCCGAAGGGCTCGAAATCGAGCTGACCCGCGAAATCTCCTGGTCGAACATCCGCGACCGGCTGACGCTCGGCCATTTCGACGCCGCGCATCTGCTGAGCCCCCTGGCGATCGCGACCACCCTCGGGCTGAACTCGGTCAAGACCGGGCTGGTCGCGCCGATGACGCTCGGGCTCAACGGCAATGCGGTCACGCTCGCGCCGCATCTCTACGACGAACTGGTCGGGCTGCTGCCGCCGGAGGCGGACGCGTCGGATCCGCGGGCGACGGGCGCGGCCTTCGCGTCTCTGGTGCGCGCGCGCCGGCGCGCCGGCGTCGAGGCGCCGGTGCTCGGCATGACCTTTCCGTTCTCGATCCACAACTACCAGCTTCGCATGTGGCTCGCCTCGGCCGGGCTCGTCCCCGACGAGGATGTCAGGCTCGCAGTGGTGCCGCCGCCCTACATGGTCGACGCCATGGAGAACGCGCATGTCGAGGGGTTTTGCGTCGGCGCGCCGTGGAACTCGGTCGCGGTCGATCTCGGCCTCGGCAAGATCCTGCATCTCGGCGTCGACCTCGTGCGCCGTTGCCCCGAAAAGGTGCTGGCGGTCCGGGCGAAGTGGCTCGACGAAAAACCGGACATCGCAGCGCGGCTGATCCGGGCGCTCGTCGCGGCCGCCGAATGGATCGAGCGGCCCGAAAACCACGTGGAAACGGCCGAGAGGCTCGGCCAGACCGCCCGGCTGGACGTGGCCGCGCCTCTCATCCTGCGCACCATCCAGGGCCGTCTCCCGATCGGCGGCGGCGATGGCGTGCGTCAGTCGGACTCCTACATCCTGTTCGCCCGAGACGGCGCGCTCAGGCCCGATCCGCGCCATGCGTCCTGGCTTCACGGCGAGATGACGCGCTGGGGACAGGCGAAGGGCGGCGAGGCGGAGGCGGCCGCGGCCGCAGCGGTTTACCGGCCCGACGTCTTCGACGCCGCTACAGGCCGCGCGGCCCCCGTCGAAACGCCCGATCCGCTCGGCCTCTTCACGGGCTGA
- a CDS encoding ATP-binding protein codes for MAFDILAVFCAVAVVGGVGFAFGRRAARRGDRRVAPSGAADSGELVDAAHEMRTPLSGVMGAVDLLLDTGLAPDQRTYARAIQNSADAMLRLVDDLLGVAADGGPRNAMRADTIDVAGLIEEIAELLAPRAQAKGLDFAALVAEGAPAEIVGDAGRLRQILLNLAGNAIKFTAKGGVGLRVERSDAGLAFKVVDTGPGFPAKQAERLFREFERATDAAADGAGLGLPISRKIAEAMGGALTGHAEPGLGATFTLTLPCWAADAASGAEPLMRRRVAVVSDAVFSGPWLVEWLGARGASARLVSSAAVRADPAGALASIRPHVVVIDRSAGDMAELADLARRCGADEVVMMLSPAERKALASLADDGFDAYLVKPLRAVSVLSVLGGAQTAARLAAAPETVAFPKAGGLKVLVAEDDPVSALIALAHLSRLGHASIHVADGVAAVAAYEAESFDIVLVDMRMPRLDGAGAAARMRVAEAASGRAPALIVGLTAEGPGAGGERHGEIDHMLTKPLDRRALEALLAPLRREVAETA; via the coding sequence GTGGCGTTCGACATTCTGGCGGTTTTCTGCGCCGTCGCGGTCGTCGGCGGCGTTGGCTTCGCGTTCGGCCGACGGGCCGCGCGGCGCGGCGACCGGCGCGTGGCGCCGAGCGGCGCGGCGGACAGCGGCGAACTCGTCGACGCGGCCCATGAGATGCGGACGCCGCTCAGCGGCGTGATGGGCGCCGTCGATCTGCTGCTCGACACGGGGCTCGCGCCCGACCAGCGCACCTACGCGCGCGCCATCCAGAATTCCGCCGACGCGATGCTGCGGCTCGTCGACGATCTGCTGGGCGTCGCCGCAGATGGCGGCCCGCGCAACGCCATGCGGGCCGACACCATCGATGTCGCGGGCCTGATCGAGGAGATCGCCGAGCTGCTGGCGCCGCGCGCGCAGGCCAAGGGGCTGGATTTCGCGGCATTGGTCGCGGAGGGCGCGCCGGCCGAGATCGTGGGCGACGCGGGCCGCCTGCGCCAGATCCTGCTGAACCTCGCCGGCAACGCGATCAAGTTCACGGCGAAAGGCGGCGTCGGCCTTCGCGTCGAACGGAGCGACGCCGGCCTGGCCTTCAAGGTCGTGGACACCGGGCCGGGCTTTCCGGCCAAGCAGGCCGAACGGCTGTTCCGGGAATTCGAGCGCGCGACGGACGCGGCCGCCGACGGCGCGGGCCTCGGCCTGCCGATCAGCCGAAAGATCGCCGAGGCGATGGGAGGCGCCCTCACCGGACATGCAGAACCCGGACTTGGCGCGACCTTCACACTGACGCTGCCATGCTGGGCGGCCGACGCCGCGTCGGGCGCGGAGCCCCTTATGCGCCGCCGCGTCGCCGTCGTGTCCGACGCCGTGTTCAGCGGGCCGTGGCTCGTCGAGTGGCTGGGCGCGCGCGGGGCCTCGGCCCGGCTCGTCTCGTCCGCGGCCGTGCGGGCCGATCCCGCGGGGGCGCTCGCCTCGATCCGGCCGCACGTGGTTGTGATCGACCGCTCGGCGGGCGACATGGCGGAACTTGCCGATCTCGCGCGGCGATGCGGCGCGGACGAGGTCGTGATGATGCTTTCGCCGGCCGAGCGCAAGGCGCTCGCGAGCCTCGCCGACGACGGATTCGACGCCTATCTGGTCAAGCCGCTGAGGGCGGTGTCGGTGCTCTCCGTGCTCGGAGGGGCCCAGACGGCGGCGCGCCTCGCCGCGGCGCCCGAAACCGTGGCGTTTCCGAAAGCGGGCGGCCTGAAGGTCCTGGTGGCCGAGGACGATCCGGTGAGCGCCCTGATCGCGCTCGCGCATCTGTCGCGGCTCGGCCATGCGTCGATCCATGTCGCGGACGGCGTCGCGGCGGTCGCGGCCTACGAGGCCGAAAGCTTCGACATCGTGCTCGTGGACATGCGCATGCCGCGGCTCGACGGCGCGGGGGCCGCGGCCCGCATGCGCGTCGCCGAAGCCGCCTCCGGCCGGGCGCCGGCGCTGATCGTCGGGCTGACCGCGGAAGGGCCGGGCGCGGGCGGCGAGCGCCATGGCGAGATCGACCACATGCTGACCAAGCCGCTCGACCGGCGCGCGCTCGAGGCGCTGCTGGCGCCGCTCCGGCGCGAGGTCGCCGAGACCGCCTGA
- a CDS encoding CmpA/NrtA family ABC transporter substrate-binding protein: MSNDAKTPDVANALLSGVSRRSVLKTAGYTAATLLAARALSPSGVFAQGAGPETTKARLGYIALTDAGPLFVAKEKGLFDKYGMTDVEVTKQSSWGTTRDNIVLGSGGGGIDGAHILTPMPYLITTGAVTQNKAGTPMTILARLNVAGQCISVGQEYADLQLGLDAKPFKAALEKKKASGKDVKAAMTFPGGTHDLWIRYWMAAGGIDPNKDIQTIVVPPPQMVANMKVGTMDTFCVCEPWNEQLKNQKIGYTALTTGELWDKHPEKAFALRTDWVEQNPKAAKALLMAVMEAQQWCEKMENKEELATICAKRNWIGAPVADITARMKGTFDYGAGKPVVENSPYIMHFWKDHASYPFKSHDAWFITEDIRWGYLPGTTDVKALVDKVNREDLWREAAKELGVTDIPTSTSRGVEKFFDGKTFDPEKPGDYLASLDIKRMV, encoded by the coding sequence ATGAGCAACGACGCCAAGACACCCGACGTCGCGAACGCCCTGCTTTCGGGCGTCAGCCGCCGCAGCGTGCTGAAGACCGCCGGCTATACGGCGGCGACCCTTCTGGCCGCCCGCGCGCTGTCGCCCTCCGGCGTGTTCGCGCAAGGCGCAGGGCCCGAGACCACCAAGGCGAGGCTCGGCTACATCGCGCTGACCGACGCGGGCCCGCTGTTCGTCGCGAAGGAAAAAGGCCTGTTCGACAAATACGGAATGACCGACGTCGAGGTGACCAAGCAGTCCTCCTGGGGCACGACGCGCGACAACATCGTGCTGGGTTCGGGCGGCGGCGGCATCGACGGCGCGCATATCCTCACCCCCATGCCGTATCTCATCACCACCGGCGCGGTGACGCAGAACAAGGCCGGCACGCCGATGACGATCCTGGCGCGGCTCAACGTCGCCGGCCAGTGCATCTCGGTCGGCCAGGAATACGCCGACCTGCAGCTCGGCCTCGACGCAAAGCCCTTCAAGGCGGCGCTCGAAAAGAAGAAGGCCTCCGGCAAGGACGTGAAGGCCGCCATGACGTTCCCGGGCGGCACCCATGACCTGTGGATCCGCTACTGGATGGCGGCCGGCGGCATCGACCCCAACAAGGACATCCAGACCATCGTCGTGCCGCCGCCCCAGATGGTGGCGAACATGAAGGTCGGCACGATGGACACGTTCTGCGTCTGCGAGCCGTGGAACGAGCAGCTGAAGAACCAGAAGATCGGCTACACGGCCCTCACCACCGGCGAACTCTGGGACAAGCACCCCGAAAAGGCCTTCGCGCTCCGCACCGACTGGGTCGAACAGAACCCCAAGGCCGCCAAGGCCCTGCTGATGGCCGTGATGGAGGCTCAGCAGTGGTGCGAGAAGATGGAGAACAAGGAAGAGCTCGCGACCATCTGCGCCAAGCGCAACTGGATCGGCGCGCCGGTCGCCGACATCACGGCGCGCATGAAGGGCACGTTCGACTACGGCGCGGGCAAGCCCGTGGTCGAAAACAGCCCCTACATCATGCACTTCTGGAAGGACCACGCGTCCTATCCGTTCAAGAGCCACGACGCCTGGTTCATCACCGAAGACATCCGCTGGGGCTACCTGCCGGGCACGACCGACGTGAAGGCGCTGGTCGACAAGGTCAACCGCGAGGACCTGTGGCGCGAGGCCGCCAAGGAGCTCGGCGTCACCGACATTCCGACGTCGACCTCCCGCGGCGTGGAAAAATTCTTCGACGGCAAGACCTTCGACCCCGAGAAGCCCGGCGACTACCTCGCCAGCCTCGACATCAAGCGCATGGTCTGA
- a CDS encoding GNAT family N-acyltransferase, protein MTSHRPPQTGPGAIVGRIRSHRHAAALGQVKGFSITPKWGFGKPSRDRLEASAGLLQKPLGRIGGLELRLAERPRDVKHAQRLRYRVFFEEMSAVADPIAKLWRRDMDLFDAVCDHLVVTDHAAQGVSLAATLLNGMKGFAVEGQGPVAALKQKPAVVGTYRLLRQSVADRAFGFYSAGEFGVEPLIARHPGLNFLELGRSCVLKPYRDKRTVELLWHGIWAYVLAHKVDVMIGCASLEGVDPEKLRLPLSYLHHFHPAPADWAAGALPERRATFDLMAKEDIDLRAALRALPPLIKAYLRLGAYVGDGAVVDREFGTTDVLIILPKTAINPKYVDYYGGEAERHAA, encoded by the coding sequence ATGACGTCCCATCGTCCGCCCCAGACCGGTCCCGGCGCCATCGTCGGCCGCATCCGTTCCCACCGCCACGCGGCGGCGCTCGGTCAGGTCAAGGGGTTTTCGATCACGCCCAAATGGGGGTTCGGCAAGCCGAGCCGCGACCGGCTGGAAGCCTCCGCCGGGCTGCTGCAGAAACCGCTCGGCCGCATCGGCGGGCTGGAGCTTCGCCTCGCCGAACGCCCGCGCGACGTCAAACACGCCCAGCGCCTGCGCTACCGCGTGTTCTTCGAGGAGATGTCGGCGGTCGCCGACCCGATCGCAAAGCTCTGGCGGCGCGACATGGACCTGTTCGACGCCGTCTGCGACCATCTCGTGGTCACCGACCACGCCGCGCAGGGCGTCTCGCTCGCCGCCACCCTGCTCAACGGCATGAAGGGGTTTGCGGTCGAGGGGCAGGGCCCGGTCGCGGCGCTGAAGCAGAAGCCCGCGGTGGTCGGCACCTACCGGCTGCTCCGCCAGTCGGTCGCGGACCGCGCCTTCGGCTTCTACTCGGCGGGCGAGTTCGGCGTCGAGCCGCTGATCGCCCGACATCCCGGCCTCAACTTCCTCGAACTCGGCCGCTCCTGCGTGCTGAAGCCCTATCGCGACAAGCGCACCGTCGAACTGCTGTGGCACGGCATCTGGGCCTATGTGCTCGCCCACAAGGTCGACGTTATGATCGGCTGCGCGAGCCTCGAGGGCGTCGATCCCGAAAAGCTCCGCCTGCCGCTGTCCTACCTGCACCATTTCCACCCGGCGCCCGCCGATTGGGCGGCCGGCGCGCTGCCCGAGCGCCGCGCGACGTTCGACCTGATGGCGAAGGAAGACATCGACCTCCGCGCCGCGCTGCGCGCGCTTCCGCCGCTGATCAAGGCTTACTTGCGCCTCGGCGCCTATGTCGGCGACGGCGCGGTGGTGGACCGCGAATTCGGCACCACGGACGTGCTGATCATCCTGCCGAAGACCGCGATCAACCCGAAATACGTGGATTATTACGGCGGCGAGGCCGAGCGCCACGCGGCGTGA
- the ntrB gene encoding nitrate ABC transporter permease yields MTQTAAAASNVTPLKPTPPAQTPTASAKVVALPATPKKPFFGPRMKTRMMDAAATFLPPLLTIGVLLLLWEILCSSPTASLPAPSKVISDTWELIANPFYDNGGNDKGLGWQLYASLKRVALGYTLAAIGGIALGALVGASTWAMRGLDPVFQVLRTIPPLAWLPLSLAAFRDGEPSAIFVIFITAIWPVIINTAVGIRNIPQDYKNVAEVLRLNPIEYFTKIMLPAAAPYIFTGLRIGIGLSWLAIVAAEMLIGGVGIGFFIWDAWNSSRISDIILALIYVGAVGFVLDRIVALIAVAVTRGTANA; encoded by the coding sequence ATGACACAGACCGCCGCCGCGGCGTCCAACGTAACCCCGCTGAAGCCGACCCCGCCGGCCCAGACGCCGACAGCCTCCGCCAAGGTGGTCGCGCTGCCGGCCACGCCGAAGAAGCCGTTCTTCGGCCCGCGCATGAAGACGCGGATGATGGACGCGGCCGCGACCTTCCTCCCGCCGCTGCTGACCATCGGCGTGCTGCTGCTGCTCTGGGAGATCCTGTGCTCGTCGCCGACGGCCTCGCTGCCGGCGCCTTCCAAGGTGATTTCCGACACCTGGGAGCTGATCGCGAACCCGTTCTATGACAATGGCGGCAACGACAAGGGACTCGGCTGGCAGCTCTACGCTTCGCTGAAGCGCGTCGCGCTCGGCTACACGCTTGCCGCGATCGGCGGCATCGCGCTGGGCGCCCTGGTCGGCGCTTCGACCTGGGCGATGCGCGGCCTCGATCCGGTGTTCCAGGTGCTGCGCACCATCCCGCCGCTCGCCTGGCTGCCGCTGTCGCTGGCCGCCTTCCGCGACGGCGAGCCGTCGGCGATCTTCGTGATCTTCATCACCGCGATCTGGCCGGTGATCATCAACACCGCGGTCGGCATCCGCAACATCCCGCAGGACTACAAGAACGTCGCCGAAGTGCTGCGGCTGAACCCCATCGAGTACTTCACCAAGATCATGCTGCCGGCGGCGGCGCCCTACATCTTCACGGGCCTTCGCATCGGCATCGGCCTCTCCTGGCTCGCGATCGTCGCGGCCGAGATGCTGATCGGCGGCGTCGGCATCGGCTTCTTCATCTGGGACGCGTGGAACTCGTCGCGCATCAGCGACATCATCCTCGCGCTCATCTACGTCGGCGCCGTGGGCTTCGTGCTCGACCGGATCGTCGCCCTCATCGCCGTCGCGGTCACCCGCGGCACGGCCAACGCGTGA